The Carassius carassius chromosome 9, fCarCar2.1, whole genome shotgun sequence genome includes a region encoding these proteins:
- the LOC132148892 gene encoding probable ATP-dependent RNA helicase DDX5 isoform X2: MPGYSDRDRGRDRGSYNSGPPRFGGSRGGPPPGKKFGNPGERLRKKHWNLDELQKFEKNFYQEHPEVSRRSIQDVEHYRRTKEITVKGRDCPKPIVKFHEANFPNYVMDVIGKQNWTDPTPIQAQGWPVALSGKDMVGIAQTGSGKTLSYLLPAIVHINHQPFLERGEGPICLVLAPTRELAQQVQQVAAEYGKASRLKSTCIYGGAPKGPQIRDLERGVEICIATPGRLIDFLEVGKTNLRRCTYLVLDEADRMLDMGFEPQIRKILDQIRPDRQTLMWSATWPKEVRQLAEDFLKDYVQINVGALQLSANHNILQIVDVCNDGEKEDKLMRLLEEIMSEKENKTIIFVETKRRCDDLTRSMRRDGWPAMGIHGDKSQQERDWVLNEFKYGKAPILIATDVASRGLDVEDIKFVINYDYPNNSEDYIHRIGRTARSQKTGTAYTFFTPNNMKQAHDLVSVLREANQAINPKLIQMAEDRGGKSNWSFQGRSRWRV, from the exons ATGCCAGGATATTCAGACCGAGACCGCGGTCGCGACAGAGG TAGTTACAATAGTGGCCCCCCACGCTTTGGAGGCAGCAGAGGTGGACCTCCTCCGGGCAAGAAGTTTGGGAATCCTGGAGAACGTCTGCGGAAGAAGCACTGGAACCTGGATGAGCTCCAGAAGTTTGAGAAGAACTTCTACCAGGAGCATCCTGAAGTTTCTCGGAGGTCAATT CAAGATGTTGAACACTACAGAAGAACCAAGGAGATCACTGTGAAGGGTCGAGACTGTCCCAAACCCATTGTAAAATTCCATGAAGCAAACTTTCCAa ACTATGTGATGGATGTGATCGGTAAACAGAACTGGACTGATCCGACTCCTATCCAGGCTCAGGGGTGGCCAGTTGCACTGAGTGGCAAAGATATGGTTGGCATTGCACAGACCGGCTCTGGAAAAACACTCTCG TATCTGCTTCCCGCTATTGTTCACATAAACCACCAACCATTCCTGGAGCGAGGCGAAGGTCCCATT TGTTTGGTGTTGGCACCCACCCGTGAATTGGCACAGCAGGTCCAGCAGGTGGCGGCAGAGTACGGCAAAGCTTCTCGTCTCAAGTCCACCTGCATATACGGAGGCGCTCCCAAAGGACCACAGATCCGGGACCTGGAAAGGG GTGTCGAGATTTGTATCGCCACACCCGGAAGACTTATCGATTTCCTTGAAGTTGGAAAGACGAATCTCCGCAGATGCACGTATCTTGTGCTTGACGAAGCTGACCGGATGCTTGACATGGGATTTGAACCTCAGATTCGAAAAATCTTGGACCAAATTAGA CCGGACCGACAGACTCTTATGTGGAGTGCTACGTGGCCCAAAGAGGTGAGGCAGCTGGCGGAGGACTTCCTGAAGGACTATGTACAGATCAATGTCGGTGCTCTGCAGCTCAGCGCCAACCACAACATCCTACAGATTGTAGACGTTTGCAATGATGGCGAAAAAGAAGACAA ACTGATGCGTCTGCTGGAGGAAATCATGAGCGAGAAGGAGAACAAGACCATTATTTTTGTGGAGACCAAGAGAAGGTGTGACGATCTCACCAGGAGCATGCGTAGGGATGG GTGGCCAGCAATGGGCATCCATGGAGACAAGAGTCAGCAGGAAAGAGACTGGGTGCTCAATG AGTTCAAATATGGCAAAGCACCCATCCTCATTGCCACAGATGTTGCCTCCAGAGGACTAG ATGTGGAGGACATCAAATTTGTCATTAACTATGACTACCCCAACAATTCTGAGGACTACATTCACCGCATTGGCCGTACGGCTCGCAGTCAGAAAACCGGCACAGCCTACACTTTCTTTACACCCAACAACATGAAACAGGCTCACGACCTCGTCTCGGTCCTCCGCGAGGCCAACCAAGCCATAAACCCCAAGCTCATCCAAATGGCCGAAGACAGAGGAGGTAAATCCAATTG GTCGTTCCAGGGGAGGTCGAGGTGGAGGGTATAG
- the LOC132148892 gene encoding probable ATP-dependent RNA helicase DDX5 isoform X1: MPGYSDRDRGRDRGSYNSGPPRFGGSRGGPPPGKKFGNPGERLRKKHWNLDELQKFEKNFYQEHPEVSRRSIQDVEHYRRTKEITVKGRDCPKPIVKFHEANFPNYVMDVIGKQNWTDPTPIQAQGWPVALSGKDMVGIAQTGSGKTLSYLLPAIVHINHQPFLERGEGPICLVLAPTRELAQQVQQVAAEYGKASRLKSTCIYGGAPKGPQIRDLERGVEICIATPGRLIDFLEVGKTNLRRCTYLVLDEADRMLDMGFEPQIRKILDQIRPDRQTLMWSATWPKEVRQLAEDFLKDYVQINVGALQLSANHNILQIVDVCNDGEKEDKLMRLLEEIMSEKENKTIIFVETKRRCDDLTRSMRRDGWPAMGIHGDKSQQERDWVLNEFKYGKAPILIATDVASRGLDVEDIKFVINYDYPNNSEDYIHRIGRTARSQKTGTAYTFFTPNNMKQAHDLVSVLREANQAINPKLIQMAEDRGGRSRGGRGGGYRDDRRDRHSGGRRDFNSYSQDNRNSDSYGQKKVFGNKTQNGSSGYNSSSSFNSGYSNNGQGNFGSQSGGYGNQGYQSQPFAPNPAPVQNSMNHPPPFPFNPQQMPQTMPFPMAPPTFPQ, translated from the exons ATGCCAGGATATTCAGACCGAGACCGCGGTCGCGACAGAGG TAGTTACAATAGTGGCCCCCCACGCTTTGGAGGCAGCAGAGGTGGACCTCCTCCGGGCAAGAAGTTTGGGAATCCTGGAGAACGTCTGCGGAAGAAGCACTGGAACCTGGATGAGCTCCAGAAGTTTGAGAAGAACTTCTACCAGGAGCATCCTGAAGTTTCTCGGAGGTCAATT CAAGATGTTGAACACTACAGAAGAACCAAGGAGATCACTGTGAAGGGTCGAGACTGTCCCAAACCCATTGTAAAATTCCATGAAGCAAACTTTCCAa ACTATGTGATGGATGTGATCGGTAAACAGAACTGGACTGATCCGACTCCTATCCAGGCTCAGGGGTGGCCAGTTGCACTGAGTGGCAAAGATATGGTTGGCATTGCACAGACCGGCTCTGGAAAAACACTCTCG TATCTGCTTCCCGCTATTGTTCACATAAACCACCAACCATTCCTGGAGCGAGGCGAAGGTCCCATT TGTTTGGTGTTGGCACCCACCCGTGAATTGGCACAGCAGGTCCAGCAGGTGGCGGCAGAGTACGGCAAAGCTTCTCGTCTCAAGTCCACCTGCATATACGGAGGCGCTCCCAAAGGACCACAGATCCGGGACCTGGAAAGGG GTGTCGAGATTTGTATCGCCACACCCGGAAGACTTATCGATTTCCTTGAAGTTGGAAAGACGAATCTCCGCAGATGCACGTATCTTGTGCTTGACGAAGCTGACCGGATGCTTGACATGGGATTTGAACCTCAGATTCGAAAAATCTTGGACCAAATTAGA CCGGACCGACAGACTCTTATGTGGAGTGCTACGTGGCCCAAAGAGGTGAGGCAGCTGGCGGAGGACTTCCTGAAGGACTATGTACAGATCAATGTCGGTGCTCTGCAGCTCAGCGCCAACCACAACATCCTACAGATTGTAGACGTTTGCAATGATGGCGAAAAAGAAGACAA ACTGATGCGTCTGCTGGAGGAAATCATGAGCGAGAAGGAGAACAAGACCATTATTTTTGTGGAGACCAAGAGAAGGTGTGACGATCTCACCAGGAGCATGCGTAGGGATGG GTGGCCAGCAATGGGCATCCATGGAGACAAGAGTCAGCAGGAAAGAGACTGGGTGCTCAATG AGTTCAAATATGGCAAAGCACCCATCCTCATTGCCACAGATGTTGCCTCCAGAGGACTAG ATGTGGAGGACATCAAATTTGTCATTAACTATGACTACCCCAACAATTCTGAGGACTACATTCACCGCATTGGCCGTACGGCTCGCAGTCAGAAAACCGGCACAGCCTACACTTTCTTTACACCCAACAACATGAAACAGGCTCACGACCTCGTCTCGGTCCTCCGCGAGGCCAACCAAGCCATAAACCCCAAGCTCATCCAAATGGCCGAAGACAGAGGAG GTCGTTCCAGGGGAGGTCGAGGTGGAGGGTATAGGGATGACCGGCGCGATCGCCACTCTGGCGGCAGGCGGGACTTCAACAGCTACAGCCAGGATAACCGTAACAGTGACTCTTATGGGCAAAAGAAGGTATTTGGAAACAAAACTCAAAACGGATCTAGCGGTTACAACAGCAGTAGCAGCTTCAACTCGGGTTACAGCAATAACGGACAGGGTAACTTCGGCAGTCAGTCTGGTGGGTATGGAAACCAAGGCTATCAGAGCCAGCCGTTTGCTCCAAACCCAGCTCCCGTTCAGAACAGCATGAACCACCCTCCACCGTTCCCCTTCAACCCCCAGCAGATGCCACAGACCATGCCGTTCCCCATGGCTCCTCCCACATTCCCTCAGTAA